One window from the genome of Pseudanabaena yagii GIHE-NHR1 encodes:
- a CDS encoding bifunctional metallophosphatase/5'-nucleotidase has translation MKAKNSLKAIANYLKLKPQMRRSFQIFVAFVITFLIAVSPALLNVVAQESRFSLRILHTNDHHAHLEPVKYGDRLLGGIARRRTLIDQIRAENKTNQEPLLLLDAGDIFQGTLYFNQYLGQADLDFYNALAYDAGTIGNHEFDRGQQVLADFIAKAKFPIISANIDIAPESPLYGKVRPWYILDVKGEKIGVFGLTTPDTAILANVGDGVKFTDPIAAAQTSISALKQQGINKIIALTHIGFENDVTLARKVPDIDIIIGGHSHTSVGNIPNANHPYPLVEKNGTKEPVLVVTDWEWGKYLGDLSVSFDRTGKLIAWAGKPHAIDESIKPNQEFVDKLKAYAAPIEALRQKVIGKSLVALDGDRVKLRTSETALGNLIADAILAKTKIDQVQVALINAGGIRNGFPLGNITMGNVLESLPFGNTITRVELTGKQLQETLESGVSMAEQGEGRFPQVAGIRFVWNAKLPAGKRVTKVEVKDASGNFQLLNPKAIYKVATNNFLASGGDGYRTFAEGKNLLETGYLLSDAIAEYISASSPIQVTTENRIVHQ, from the coding sequence GTGAAAGCGAAGAATAGTTTAAAAGCGATCGCCAATTATTTAAAACTGAAACCGCAAATGAGGCGATCTTTTCAGATATTCGTAGCTTTCGTGATTACCTTTCTGATTGCCGTTTCTCCTGCATTGTTAAATGTTGTTGCACAGGAGAGTCGCTTCTCACTGAGGATTTTGCACACCAACGATCATCACGCACATTTAGAACCTGTCAAATATGGCGATCGCCTGTTGGGGGGAATCGCTCGTCGCCGTACTCTCATCGATCAAATCCGAGCGGAGAATAAAACCAATCAAGAGCCTCTACTGCTATTGGATGCAGGCGATATTTTTCAAGGCACGCTCTATTTCAATCAATATCTCGGACAGGCAGATCTCGATTTTTATAATGCCCTTGCCTACGATGCAGGAACCATTGGTAATCATGAATTTGATCGCGGTCAGCAAGTCCTCGCCGACTTCATCGCTAAGGCAAAATTTCCCATCATTTCCGCAAATATCGACATTGCACCCGAATCACCTCTCTATGGCAAAGTTCGTCCTTGGTATATTCTTGATGTGAAGGGCGAAAAGATTGGTGTATTTGGCTTGACGACTCCTGACACGGCGATATTAGCCAATGTTGGTGATGGAGTGAAGTTTACTGATCCGATCGCGGCAGCACAAACTTCAATATCGGCTCTCAAACAACAGGGAATTAATAAAATTATTGCCCTAACTCACATTGGATTTGAGAATGATGTCACATTAGCGCGAAAAGTCCCTGATATTGATATTATCATTGGTGGTCATAGCCATACATCCGTTGGCAATATTCCCAATGCTAATCATCCCTATCCATTGGTTGAGAAGAATGGAACCAAAGAACCTGTATTAGTAGTTACGGATTGGGAATGGGGTAAATATTTAGGCGATCTGTCGGTGAGTTTCGATCGCACGGGTAAGTTGATTGCTTGGGCAGGTAAACCCCATGCCATTGACGAAAGTATCAAACCCAATCAAGAATTTGTCGATAAACTCAAAGCCTATGCAGCACCAATTGAAGCATTACGTCAAAAGGTTATCGGTAAATCTTTGGTAGCGCTAGATGGCGATCGCGTTAAACTACGCACTAGCGAAACAGCTTTAGGCAATTTGATTGCTGATGCGATCTTGGCAAAAACAAAGATAGATCAAGTCCAAGTTGCTCTAATCAATGCGGGTGGAATTCGCAATGGATTCCCTCTAGGCAATATCACGATGGGCAATGTCTTGGAATCACTTCCCTTTGGCAATACGATTACAAGGGTAGAGTTAACTGGCAAGCAGTTACAAGAAACATTAGAGAGTGGTGTAAGTATGGCGGAGCAAGGGGAAGGCAGATTTCCCCAAGTGGCAGGAATTCGCTTTGTATGGAATGCGAAACTTCCCGCAGGCAAGCGAGTTACGAAAGTAGAAGTTAAAGATGCTTCAGGTAACTTCCAATTATTGAATCCCAAGGCAATTTATAAGGTAGCCACAAATAACTTCCTCGCTTCTGGTGGTGATGGTTATCGCACCTTTGCGGAAGGTAAAAATCTGTTAGAAACTGGGTATCTGCTATCGGATGCGATCGCTGAATATATCAGCGCCAGTTCACCAATACAAGTAACAACAGAGAATCGTATTGTTCATCAATAA
- a CDS encoding IS110 family transposase, translated as MNNNNEVCDVLGIDISKAKFDVALIQGNAKIKSKVFANNPEGFAELQEWLNLQNVTNLHSCMEATSTYGNALARFLVERGYKVSIVNPSRPKAFGKSELSRTKTDRADAKVIARFCAALKPAPWTPPPLEIEQLQALVHRLDSLTAMQQQEQNRLTTADPILVEAITAHIDFLKEQIEMTKKLIRQHFDQHPHLKSQRDLLTSIPGIADLTATVLLAEIRDISAFDTADQLAAFAGLTPREFSSGSSIHGKPRLSKIGNSRLRKALFMPAIVARLYNSPIAAFCDRLTAKGKSKMSVIGAVMNKLLRQVFGVLKSQRSFDPNFVQIPS; from the coding sequence ATGAACAATAACAATGAAGTATGTGATGTTTTAGGAATAGATATCAGCAAAGCCAAATTTGATGTTGCCCTCATCCAAGGTAACGCCAAAATTAAGAGCAAAGTATTTGCCAACAATCCTGAAGGATTTGCTGAATTACAAGAATGGCTAAACCTTCAAAATGTGACAAACTTGCATAGCTGCATGGAAGCCACCAGTACTTACGGTAATGCTTTAGCTAGATTCTTAGTAGAAAGAGGATACAAAGTAAGTATCGTCAATCCATCACGTCCCAAAGCCTTTGGCAAGAGTGAATTAAGTCGCACAAAAACAGACCGTGCTGATGCCAAAGTTATTGCCAGATTTTGTGCTGCTTTAAAACCTGCACCATGGACACCACCACCATTAGAAATTGAGCAACTTCAAGCATTGGTGCATCGTTTAGATAGCTTAACCGCTATGCAGCAACAAGAGCAGAATCGTCTTACTACGGCTGACCCAATTTTGGTTGAGGCAATTACTGCCCACATTGATTTTCTCAAAGAGCAAATTGAGATGACCAAGAAATTGATCCGTCAGCACTTTGATCAACACCCTCATTTGAAATCGCAACGGGATTTATTGACTTCCATTCCTGGTATTGCTGATTTGACTGCAACTGTATTACTCGCAGAAATTCGTGATATTTCTGCCTTTGATACTGCTGATCAACTAGCCGCTTTTGCAGGTTTAACTCCCCGTGAGTTTTCTTCTGGTTCTTCGATTCATGGCAAACCACGTTTATCTAAAATTGGTAATTCGCGTTTGCGTAAAGCTCTATTTATGCCTGCGATTGTTGCTCGGCTTTATAATTCACCGATTGCTGCTTTCTGCGATCGCCTTACGGCTAAGGGTAAGTCCAAAATGTCTGTCATTGGCGCTGTCATGAACAAGCTGTTACGACAGGTCTTTGGCGTTCTCAAGTCTCAGCGTTCTTTCGATCCCAATTTTGTTCAAATTCCCTCTTGA
- a CDS encoding IS5 family transposase: MRQAYNTDLSNEEWEIIAPMMPKPSKLGRPPKTNFREVLNGIFYIAKNGCTWENLPHDLPPYSTVYFYFQRWTKTGVIAEINYQISTQVRLADGREATPSLASLDSQSIKTMDSAGSRGIDGGKKVKGRKRFIMVDTLGLVFGALVCPANVGERAGAMRLLANLKYPLSRLQKILVDKGFSGEDITQWVKDNFSCTWEVSKRAEAQKGFVVESKRWVVERTFAWIGKYRRLSKDYEFYENISESFIYIALIRKMLKNLTAVNS; encoded by the coding sequence ATGCGCCAAGCCTATAATACCGATTTATCCAATGAAGAGTGGGAAATAATAGCACCAATGATGCCAAAACCATCAAAATTGGGGAGACCACCAAAAACAAATTTTCGGGAAGTGCTGAATGGGATTTTCTACATAGCCAAGAATGGTTGTACATGGGAAAATCTGCCCCATGATTTGCCACCATATTCAACGGTCTACTTCTACTTTCAAAGATGGACAAAAACAGGAGTTATAGCTGAAATCAATTACCAGATAAGCACACAAGTACGATTAGCTGATGGTCGAGAAGCAACACCGAGTCTAGCCAGTCTCGATAGTCAAAGTATTAAAACCATGGATAGTGCAGGTAGTCGTGGTATTGATGGTGGAAAAAAGGTCAAGGGTCGCAAACGCTTCATCATGGTTGATACGTTAGGGTTAGTCTTTGGCGCTCTCGTATGCCCAGCAAATGTTGGGGAGAGAGCAGGAGCGATGAGACTATTAGCAAATCTCAAGTATCCACTGAGCCGCTTACAAAAGATATTAGTTGACAAGGGATTCTCTGGCGAGGATATCACCCAGTGGGTTAAAGACAACTTTAGTTGCACTTGGGAAGTAAGCAAACGGGCTGAAGCGCAGAAAGGTTTTGTTGTTGAATCAAAGCGTTGGGTAGTGGAGAGAACCTTTGCTTGGATAGGCAAATATCGTAGACTTAGCAAGGACTATGAATTTTATGAGAATATCTCGGAGTCGTTTATTTACATAGCTTTGATCCGAAAAATGCTTAAAAATCTTACTGCTGTCAATTCTTAA
- the glnT gene encoding type III glutamate--ammonia ligase encodes MTKALSEIAQEKGIRYFLISFTDLFGVQRAKLVPTAAIDSMEANGAGFAGFATWLDMTPADPDLFAIPDRNSLFPLPWQPEIGWMPADLYMNGEPVKQAPRYVLKQALSQAEAIGYRVKTGVECEYFLLSADGTDISDLSDRASKPCYDQQALMRRFDIIAEICDAMLAMGWEAYQNDHEDANGQFEMNWTYADALVTADRHAFFKYMVKAIAEKHGFRATFMPKPFPHLTGNGCHTHLSIWDLEGNTNLFDDEKGELGLSRLAYQFIGGVLHSAEAVCAFTNPTVNSYKRINAPVTNSGATWSPNTISYTGNNRTHMIRIPEAGRFEFRLADGAANPYLLPAALIASGLDGIKHQREAGQRYDNNSYTDPLPFGTVKQLPANLLDALRCLQANTILPDALGLDFVQSYIKLKQREWNDYSTRISPWELENTLDC; translated from the coding sequence ATGACTAAGGCTCTATCGGAAATTGCTCAAGAAAAAGGGATTCGTTACTTTCTCATTTCCTTCACTGACCTGTTTGGCGTGCAACGCGCTAAATTAGTGCCAACCGCAGCGATCGACTCGATGGAAGCCAATGGCGCAGGATTTGCAGGATTTGCCACATGGCTCGATATGACACCCGCCGATCCTGACCTCTTCGCCATTCCCGATCGCAATAGTCTTTTCCCCTTACCTTGGCAACCCGAAATTGGCTGGATGCCTGCCGATCTCTACATGAATGGCGAACCCGTCAAACAAGCCCCACGCTATGTTCTCAAGCAAGCCCTGAGCCAAGCTGAAGCCATCGGCTATCGCGTTAAAACTGGTGTGGAATGCGAATATTTTCTGCTCTCTGCGGATGGTACGGATATTTCTGATTTAAGCGATCGCGCTAGCAAGCCCTGCTACGACCAACAAGCCCTGATGCGCCGATTCGATATTATTGCGGAAATCTGCGATGCCATGTTAGCGATGGGTTGGGAAGCCTATCAGAACGATCATGAAGATGCGAATGGTCAGTTTGAAATGAACTGGACTTATGCTGATGCTTTGGTCACCGCCGATCGCCATGCCTTTTTTAAATATATGGTCAAAGCGATCGCTGAAAAGCACGGCTTCCGTGCCACCTTTATGCCGAAACCATTCCCTCACTTAACAGGCAATGGTTGTCATACCCATCTCTCCATTTGGGATTTAGAGGGAAATACGAATCTCTTTGATGACGAAAAAGGAGAACTTGGTCTATCGAGATTAGCCTATCAATTTATCGGCGGCGTATTGCATTCCGCCGAAGCCGTCTGCGCTTTCACCAATCCCACCGTCAATTCCTACAAACGGATTAATGCCCCCGTTACTAACTCTGGCGCAACATGGTCACCTAACACGATCAGCTACACAGGCAACAACCGCACCCACATGATCCGCATTCCCGAAGCAGGTCGCTTTGAGTTTCGCCTCGCCGATGGAGCCGCAAATCCCTATCTCCTCCCTGCTGCCCTCATCGCCAGTGGTCTCGATGGCATCAAACACCAACGCGAAGCAGGTCAACGTTATGACAATAATTCCTACACCGATCCACTTCCCTTTGGCACAGTGAAACAGTTGCCAGCTAATCTTTTGGATGCGCTGCGATGTTTACAAGCAAATACAATTTTGCCCGATGCGTTAGGCTTAGATTTTGTGCAATCCTACATCAAGTTAAAGCAACGCGAATGGAATGATTATAGTACTCGCATTAGTCCTTGGGAATTGGAAAACACTTTAGATTGCTAA
- a CDS encoding Uma2 family endonuclease: MNGNSLTTIAEPRIALYDITWQQYQTFIDLFSGHQNLHLTYLKGALEIVTLSPEHEMLKTLIARLLYVYADVMNIDLFSCGSATCKSELTARGLETDESFCIGQRQELTDLVIEITVTSGGIDKLEVYQGLGIAEVWFYQNGKFALYRINSDRSGYNAIAQSQFFPNLDLNLIVEYIQPDQEPAMVRAWRKLLSNQ; this comes from the coding sequence ATGAATGGTAATAGTTTAACCACGATCGCTGAACCACGTATTGCTCTCTATGACATAACTTGGCAGCAATACCAAACCTTTATCGATCTATTTTCTGGACATCAAAATCTCCATCTCACCTATCTCAAAGGAGCATTAGAAATAGTGACGCTTTCGCCAGAGCATGAAATGCTGAAAACGCTGATTGCGAGATTGTTGTACGTCTATGCAGATGTTATGAATATTGACCTCTTTAGTTGCGGCTCAGCCACTTGTAAATCAGAATTAACGGCGAGGGGATTAGAAACCGATGAAAGCTTCTGCATTGGTCAGCGTCAAGAATTGACTGACTTAGTGATCGAGATAACTGTCACTAGTGGCGGTATTGATAAATTGGAGGTTTATCAGGGATTAGGAATTGCCGAAGTTTGGTTTTATCAAAATGGGAAATTTGCTCTTTATCGTATCAATAGCGATCGCAGTGGATATAATGCGATCGCTCAAAGCCAATTCTTTCCCAATCTCGATTTAAACCTAATAGTCGAATACATCCAACCCGATCAAGAACCTGCAATGGTTAGAGCATGGCGTAAATTGTTAAGCAATCAGTAA
- a CDS encoding methylated-DNA--[protein]-cysteine S-methyltransferase, whose protein sequence is MDKFLDENISDRATYELMAKAIAFIRQNHRQQPDLAAIAQQVHLSEYHFHRLFTKWAGISPKRFLQYLTVEYAKSKIAETKNLLELTGDVGLSSSGRLHDLFVNLEAMSPQEFKTGGAGLQIYYGIHETMFGDCLIATTERGICNLYFLDGMDDQAAALMLREEWSNAEIIGDRQITQPICDRLFSHLPNLNTTKQPPLTLYVKGTNFQIQVWRALLRIPFGGITTYQGLGRSLGRPNAARAIGNAVGSNPISYLIPCHRVIRESGELGGYRWGLERKTAILGWEASSSSKLC, encoded by the coding sequence ATGGACAAATTTCTAGACGAGAATATTAGCGATCGCGCAACCTATGAACTGATGGCAAAAGCGATCGCCTTTATTCGTCAGAACCATCGACAACAGCCAGACCTCGCCGCGATCGCGCAACAGGTACATCTGAGCGAATATCACTTTCATCGCTTATTTACCAAATGGGCAGGGATTAGCCCCAAGCGATTTTTGCAATATCTGACGGTGGAATATGCTAAGTCTAAAATTGCGGAAACAAAGAACCTATTGGAATTGACGGGAGATGTCGGTTTATCTAGTTCAGGACGATTGCATGACCTATTTGTGAACCTTGAAGCAATGTCACCGCAAGAGTTTAAGACTGGTGGTGCGGGTTTACAGATTTACTATGGCATCCATGAAACGATGTTTGGTGATTGCCTGATTGCCACGACAGAGAGAGGTATTTGTAATTTGTATTTTCTCGATGGAATGGATGATCAAGCTGCCGCCTTAATGCTGCGAGAGGAATGGTCAAATGCAGAAATTATTGGTGATCGCCAAATTACGCAACCAATTTGCGATCGCCTATTTAGCCATCTGCCAAATCTGAATACCACGAAACAACCGCCCCTCACACTCTATGTCAAAGGTACTAACTTCCAAATTCAAGTATGGCGAGCGCTTCTGCGGATACCCTTTGGTGGGATTACGACTTATCAGGGCTTAGGGCGATCGCTTGGTCGTCCTAATGCTGCTAGAGCGATCGGTAATGCTGTTGGCAGTAATCCCATTAGTTACCTCATTCCTTGTCATCGTGTGATTAGAGAATCAGGTGAACTAGGCGGCTATCGCTGGGGATTAGAACGTAAGACAGCTATATTGGGCTGGGAAGCTAGTAGCTCTAGTAAGTTATGTTAG
- a CDS encoding XisH family protein, producing MAAKDRFHAAVRLALEKEQWDITDDPLRLEVGGTKLEIDLGAEQLLAAERGTEKIAVEIKTFLSDSPLTDYHAALGQFLNYRLALEIIDPTRILYLAVPVGAYESFFRREFTQTSLERYQIALIIYDPFQEVIVQWIP from the coding sequence ATGGCAGCTAAAGATAGATTTCACGCTGCGGTTAGACTTGCGCTGGAAAAGGAACAATGGGATATAACCGACGATCCACTACGGCTGGAAGTCGGTGGCACTAAGCTTGAAATTGATTTAGGTGCAGAGCAATTGCTAGCGGCAGAGAGAGGTACAGAAAAAATTGCAGTTGAAATAAAGACTTTCTTGAGTGATTCTCCACTCACGGATTATCATGCTGCATTAGGACAGTTTTTAAATTATCGGCTTGCCTTAGAAATAATTGATCCAACACGCATTTTATATTTAGCAGTTCCTGTAGGTGCGTATGAATCTTTTTTTAGGCGAGAATTTACACAAACTTCATTAGAAAGATATCAAATCGCACTAATCATTTACGACCCTTTTCAAGAGGTGATTGTCCAATGGATACCATAG
- a CDS encoding XisI protein codes for MDTIEFYRSVIQSLLSAYAAIPIANGSIECYTVFDTKQDHYHVMNVGWDGHRRVYGCVLHLDIKNGKIWIQQNMTEMRIAQELVALGVAKEDIVLGFQAPEMREYTGYAVA; via the coding sequence ATGGATACCATAGAATTTTACCGCAGTGTAATTCAGTCGTTATTGTCAGCTTATGCGGCTATTCCGATCGCCAATGGATCGATTGAGTGCTATACGGTTTTTGATACAAAACAAGACCATTATCATGTGATGAATGTGGGATGGGATGGTCACCGCCGAGTTTATGGTTGTGTTTTACATTTAGACATTAAAAATGGAAAGATTTGGATTCAGCAAAATATGACGGAAATGCGGATTGCCCAAGAACTTGTTGCTTTAGGGGTAGCAAAGGAGGATATTGTGTTGGGATTTCAGGCTCCTGAAATGCGGGAATATACAGGTTATGCAGTTGCTTAG
- a CDS encoding NADPH-dependent F420 reductase: MKIAFIGTGNVGAPLADRLQKLGHQVFIAARDPQSKSVLEATNRNSELIVKSPLEAVQEAEIVFLATPFNAIETALAPVKSLLDGKILVDCTNPVGANLSHGLQSQISGSETVQEFVPNTHVVKAFTIYGYENFEDITYAGYGDLKPAMLIAGNDQSAKETVSSLCSQLGWEPVDTGKLSMSLHLEHMTLLWIQMARVQGKGSGFVWAMLQR, translated from the coding sequence ATGAAAATTGCGTTCATTGGCACTGGCAATGTCGGCGCACCCCTAGCCGATCGCTTACAAAAACTCGGTCATCAAGTCTTCATCGCTGCCCGCGATCCTCAATCCAAATCAGTTTTAGAAGCTACTAACCGTAATTCTGAACTGATCGTCAAATCTCCGCTAGAAGCTGTCCAAGAAGCAGAAATTGTGTTTTTAGCAACTCCTTTTAATGCGATCGAGACGGCACTTGCTCCTGTGAAATCATTACTAGACGGCAAAATTTTAGTGGATTGCACTAATCCCGTTGGTGCAAATTTATCACATGGTCTACAAAGCCAAATCTCTGGTAGTGAAACCGTTCAAGAATTTGTGCCTAATACCCATGTGGTGAAAGCCTTTACTATATACGGCTATGAGAACTTTGAAGATATTACCTATGCTGGCTATGGCGATCTCAAACCTGCAATGTTGATTGCTGGTAATGATCAATCTGCCAAAGAAACAGTAAGTTCTCTCTGTTCCCAATTAGGGTGGGAACCAGTAGATACAGGTAAATTATCCATGAGCTTACATTTAGAACATATGACTTTGCTATGGATTCAGATGGCAAGAGTTCAAGGCAAAGGCTCAGGTTTTGTTTGGGCAATGTTGCAGCGCTAG
- a CDS encoding type 1 glutamine amidotransferase domain-containing protein produces the protein MSKHILLIVANPSTSTTLGIPVGFWAAELIHPYDAFVNAGCQVTIASPKGGKVEFDSLSDPRDASGYSKDDVLSLQYINQPEFMQLLENTPAIATLNIDDFDAIVVCGGQSPMFTFRQDQNLVQFFSNFYATGKPTAALCHGTCLLLETKLPNGEYLIQGKSITGFANSEEDYADQVVGQKVMPFRIEDEAKQLGANFVTQAPFSPHAIRDGNLITGQQQNSGSETAKLVLEALGVTG, from the coding sequence ATGAGCAAACATATTCTCTTAATTGTTGCCAATCCCTCCACCTCAACGACTTTAGGAATTCCCGTTGGCTTCTGGGCTGCGGAATTGATTCATCCCTATGATGCATTTGTGAATGCAGGATGTCAGGTGACGATCGCTAGTCCCAAGGGCGGTAAAGTCGAATTTGATAGCTTGAGCGATCCCCGTGATGCTTCGGGTTACTCCAAAGATGATGTCCTGTCTCTGCAATACATTAATCAACCAGAATTTATGCAATTGCTGGAAAATACACCTGCGATCGCTACGCTAAATATTGATGATTTCGATGCGATCGTTGTCTGTGGTGGTCAATCGCCGATGTTCACCTTCCGCCAAGATCAAAATCTCGTACAGTTTTTTAGCAACTTCTATGCAACGGGCAAACCAACGGCGGCACTCTGTCATGGCACTTGTCTATTATTGGAAACCAAACTCCCTAACGGAGAATATTTAATTCAAGGAAAATCGATTACAGGTTTTGCCAATAGCGAAGAAGACTATGCGGATCAAGTTGTTGGTCAGAAAGTAATGCCTTTTCGGATTGAGGATGAAGCAAAACAATTAGGGGCTAATTTTGTGACTCAAGCACCGTTTTCCCCCCATGCGATCCGTGATGGTAATTTGATTACAGGTCAGCAGCAAAACTCTGGTTCAGAAACTGCAAAATTAGTATTAGAAGCATTAGGAGTAACTGGATGA
- a CDS encoding LysR family transcriptional regulator, whose amino-acid sequence MNFNLSQIDLNLLVVFDALMRDCHVTRAGERIGLSQPATSNALARLRYLTKDELFIRAKSGLQPTPVAIALANQIQPALQQIQIALSLAESFEPMTSDRVFAIGMTDYVEFVLLPPLLEKLEQVAPNLKIQVRTGDRQQLFDLLDNGKVDLICGLFPEQIPWHQEQLLFQERFVCVCRQDHSLIQDSLSLEEYLTTSHLLISIKEDMVGRVDDTLAIQGLSRNIRISIPHFLVAPSIIARTDLITTLAERVAIAFAKDLNLKVFPCPLEIDGFSVVMRWHQSTTNQSTHKWLRQLFSEIVVNI is encoded by the coding sequence ATGAATTTTAATTTGAGTCAGATTGACCTCAATCTATTGGTAGTGTTTGATGCGCTCATGCGCGATTGCCATGTCACCCGTGCGGGAGAACGCATTGGCTTGAGCCAACCTGCCACTAGTAACGCTCTAGCACGATTGCGATATCTGACTAAAGATGAATTATTCATCAGGGCAAAATCAGGACTACAACCCACACCTGTTGCGATCGCCTTAGCAAACCAAATTCAACCTGCTTTGCAACAGATTCAGATAGCTCTTTCATTGGCAGAGAGTTTCGAGCCAATGACTAGCGATCGCGTATTTGCTATCGGCATGACTGACTATGTGGAATTTGTGCTGTTACCGCCATTGTTAGAGAAATTAGAACAGGTTGCCCCAAATCTTAAAATCCAAGTGCGAACAGGTGATCGGCAGCAGTTATTTGATTTATTGGACAATGGTAAAGTCGATCTCATTTGTGGACTATTTCCTGAACAGATCCCTTGGCATCAAGAACAGTTACTTTTCCAAGAGCGATTCGTTTGTGTCTGTCGTCAAGACCATTCCTTAATTCAAGATTCTCTGTCATTAGAAGAATATCTCACAACTTCCCATCTCCTCATTTCAATTAAAGAAGATATGGTTGGGAGAGTTGATGATACCCTTGCCATCCAAGGACTCAGCCGTAATATCAGGATTTCTATTCCTCATTTTCTGGTTGCGCCCTCTATCATTGCGCGTACAGACTTGATTACTACTCTCGCAGAACGAGTTGCGATCGCTTTTGCTAAGGACTTGAACCTCAAAGTTTTTCCTTGCCCCTTAGAAATTGATGGCTTTTCCGTAGTCATGCGCTGGCATCAAAGCACAACCAATCAAAGCACCCATAAATGGTTACGCCAGCTTTTTAGCGAAATTGTAGTCAATATTTAA
- a CDS encoding nicotinate phosphoribosyltransferase, producing MSAITVNPAVSLKSDTLNIATDEYGLLTDLYQLTMGACYVQEGCDRKRASFELFVRRLPEGFGYLIAMGIAQAVEYLQNLHFTSEQIAALQATGIFENADQRFWELLKNFRFEGDLWAVPEGTAMFANEPFLRIEAPLWQAQLVETYLLNAINYQTLIATRAARMRDAAGDRITLLEFGTRRAFSPQASLWAARAALAAGMDATSNVLAALKLGRQPSGTMAHALVMALNATEGSEAQAFSAFHQVFPNSSLLIDTFDTIAAARNLAEKVKSGEMQVKGVRIDSGDIATISKEVKALLPDAAIFASGDIDEAEILRLKALGAPIDGYGIGTKLVTGAPVNGVYKLVEIDNIPVSKKSSGKQSIASRKQVWRSFENGVVIGDRLTHISEIPQPDEQPLLELIMHNGELLKPLDDLDAIAQRTRKSVQSLPQAVRNITNPETVSVKVDM from the coding sequence ATGAGCGCGATCACTGTCAATCCTGCTGTGAGCCTGAAATCCGATACTCTGAACATCGCTACGGATGAATATGGATTGCTCACTGACCTTTATCAACTGACGATGGGTGCTTGTTATGTGCAAGAGGGATGCGATCGCAAGCGGGCTAGTTTCGAGTTATTCGTGCGTCGTCTTCCTGAGGGATTTGGCTACCTCATCGCCATGGGTATCGCCCAAGCCGTGGAATACTTGCAAAATCTTCATTTCACCTCCGAGCAAATCGCCGCCTTACAAGCAACAGGAATATTTGAGAATGCGGATCAACGATTTTGGGAATTGCTAAAAAACTTCCGTTTTGAAGGTGATCTCTGGGCTGTTCCTGAAGGTACGGCTATGTTTGCTAATGAACCTTTTTTGCGAATCGAAGCTCCCCTCTGGCAAGCGCAATTAGTGGAAACCTATTTACTAAATGCCATCAACTATCAAACCCTCATAGCCACCAGAGCCGCCAGAATGCGTGATGCAGCAGGCGATCGCATTACCCTTTTAGAATTTGGCACAAGACGCGCCTTCAGTCCCCAAGCTTCACTCTGGGCAGCCAGAGCTGCACTCGCCGCAGGAATGGATGCAACTTCCAATGTATTAGCTGCCCTCAAACTCGGCAGGCAGCCCAGTGGCACGATGGCTCATGCGTTGGTCATGGCACTGAATGCTACCGAAGGAAGTGAAGCCCAAGCCTTTAGTGCATTTCATCAAGTTTTTCCGAATAGTTCTCTCTTAATCGACACCTTTGATACGATCGCTGCTGCCCGTAATCTTGCCGAAAAGGTCAAATCTGGTGAGATGCAAGTGAAGGGAGTTCGCATTGACTCAGGAGATATTGCTACTATTTCTAAGGAAGTGAAAGCCCTGCTCCCCGATGCTGCAATATTCGCTAGTGGCGATATCGATGAAGCTGAGATTCTCCGTTTAAAAGCTTTAGGAGCGCCCATCGATGGCTATGGTATAGGTACAAAATTAGTCACAGGTGCGCCTGTAAATGGAGTTTATAAGTTAGTCGAAATTGATAATATTCCTGTTTCCAAAAAGTCAAGCGGTAAACAATCGATCGCTAGTCGTAAACAGGTTTGGCGTAGTTTCGAGAATGGTGTAGTAATTGGCGATCGCCTCACCCATATTTCCGAGATTCCTCAACCCGATGAGCAACCTCTCTTAGAACTGATCATGCACAATGGTGAGTTATTGAAACCTTTGGATGATTTAGATGCGATCGCCCAACGCACTCGTAAATCAGTGCAGTCCTTACCTCAAGCAGTTCGCAATATTACTAATCCAGAGACGGTTTCTGTCAAAGTTGATATGTAA